The following DNA comes from Eriocheir sinensis breed Jianghai 21 chromosome 5, ASM2467909v1, whole genome shotgun sequence.
ACTTTTATTGTAAtatagaaaatgacaaaaaaaaatccgTTTAACATTTTCTTCACCTGAGGGTTTTGTAATTGGTGCTAATTGTCTTGGTTTGTGTTTTGTTGATGGAGGGtctgtggggaggggaagggggggcatAGCCTGAAGGGTCACCTAAATGAGGGGGACTGGTTAcctgggggagaagggaggtaatTACCTATTGTCTGGGGGGCAGCACCTGGGTATTTGTGGACCACACCTGGGGCGGGGGGCCAGGGGCGAGGAGAGACATTTTGGTGGAAATTCACCAAAATACTGCGGCAGGGAGAGGCCAGGCCTCCACATAAAGCAGGCCGctccaccttccctcacctgcatTTCAATTAACGCGGCGGCCAGGTGGGCAGCCGCTCGCAGTGCACATATCAGCCATTTTTATTCGCGCGGCGGCGGGCAGGCGCTCGCCAtgacaaatttaaataaaaatcgCTGTGTGGCAGGTGGCCGCTGACAGCATGATTTGGTGCATTATATTTGTCGGTATCAAGCTTTCATTATGGACGCGGGACTCAATCAGCGACACAGCTCTATTAcctgccgccgccgcgccgcccaaTCCCGGCGGGGATGGGCGGCCAGGCTCGGCCCCGCTGTGGCCTGGTTGGCTGGCGGGGCGAGGGGCGGGCAGCGGGCGGGGCCTGTGTCAGTCAGCTGGCGGCGTGCGGGGCGCGGGGCGGAGCCGGCCGGCTGTGGTCTTGGCGAGGGGCGGGAGTCAGTATATAAGCCGGGGAGGCGGTAGTAAGATGTCCGAGTGACAGCCGGCTGTCAGCCACGCCAGCCAGGACGTGCAGTGTTTGACACGTGAGTCTCCTGACGCGGCAGAGAGGAGCTCCGTCATGGCTCTTGAGCTGGAGCGTCAGCAGCAGGGTGCCCCCGCCCCAGCCCCGGCAGCCCTCGCGCCCTCCAGCCCGGCCTTGCCGCCCACGCCTCCCTCGCACGACGCCCGAAGCCCTTCCTCGCCCACTCATGACGCCCGCAGCCCACCGCCGCCCTCGCCGCGCTCCCCGCTGGAGTCTAAGCTGCCTCTCTCCCCGCCGCCCTCCGCTGCTAGCCCGCGCACGTTGCCCTTCAGCATCGAAAACATCTTGCGGCCAAACTTCGGTGTGACTACCCGCCTGCCAGAGCGACCCAGCGTCCGCACACCAGAGCTGCTCCTCCGCACGCCGCCCAAGACCCCCGAGGCGCCCGTGGACCTCAGTCAGAAGCCGACGACCACAACGGGAACGGCAGCGGCGGCCAAGGTTGGCGGTAACAAGTACCCCGAGAACCCCGAGGTGCTGGCCAACCCCCGCGTGCCCGCAGAGGACGGCAACAACTGGCCCGCCTGGGTGTACTGCACGCGCTACTCCGACAGACCCTCCTCAGGTGAGTCCCGCGGCGTGTGGCGTGTGGTGACGTGTTGGGTGGTGCGGCGgcgttggtgtgttgtggtgatgggtATACATTGTTGTGGCGGGGTGAGGCGGTGTGTGGCGGTGTGGTATAAGGTTTATGACGTGGTACGGTGTGGTGTGTCTGTTTTAGTTCCCACTGTTATTGCCTTGTAGTCAGTGTAAGCAGGTTGTGGTGTTGGTTCACGAGCTTGGGCTGCGCTATAGGCACACAATTATGCAAGGAATCAACCATATATAAATACATGGCAGTGGTGCAGAAAGTGTAGGATAAATACAGGGTAGAAAACATGCAGGGCTGTAGGTTGTATATTAGTGGTGCGAAAAAGTGTGTTCATGGCGGGAGTGTAGGCCCCGCGTGCTGGGGGTGTCAGTGtatagtgatgctggtggtgataggACCCTGAGAGTGTGTCCCTGGGCGAGGAGGGTGGCCGCACCGCCCTCAccctccctgccccgccctgcctcaGTCGACCTCCCTCATCCTAGCAACAGCAGGAGTCAAGGCAAATTTTGTTTTGACTTATATTTCTAGCAATTGATTATTGACGATGCTGAAACTATAACAGCATAACTATAGCagcataattataattataataataattattattattattattattattattattattattattattatcttatcaGTATCATCGTGACTTcatatcagtattattattgatGCCAAAGTTAGTATTTGTTATGTATTCATATATTACAGAATACGCGTTACACAAGGTTGATATAATACTAATTCATTACTAATAATTATTGAATGGAGTAGACGATAAAATATTtcagaaatgattagcaaatatatatatatatatatatatatatatatatatatatatatatatatatatatatatatatatatatatatatatatatatatatatatttttttttttttacagtaacgaaTAATAATGATTATGCAATAccggcaaaaacaaacaaattttaGAGAAAGTAATCTGCGTCTTGTCATTCATCATAAATTACATTTTGCAAATTCCGATCTCATCCTCATACAAGTAATGTTgcagtataaatatttttttctattttcataatTTTGTCATAAAAATATAATGGCGTAATTCAGTGAACGAGCGTGAGGCTTCACTAACCCCTTCACGAACGACCGAACTTCAAGAATAAATGAAGCGAAAAGGTGAGcggcagaaaaaaaatgtatattcctGATGtttaaattttccttcttttgagATGCTCCGCGCGGATATAAGAATTTGTTCAATATTTCACATTTacttaacaaaaaaatataactgCCCTATTTCCTACACCATCCTTATATTGCCGTTCAGAACTATGCGGCGTGTGGCGAGGGGCGGCGAGTAGcggggctgcggcggcggcggtggtgtgtgtcgGCGGTGAcggccgctgtgtgtgtgtgtgtgtgtgtgtgtgtgtgacagcggCGTTGTGGAATAATACAAGAgaagtaataatataaatagcCATTTTGATTTATTGATCGATTCCCTATATCAGGAATATGAATAGCCATTTGGTTTATTTAATGATTACTTATAATAAGGAATATTATGGATGACCCCGAAATGAACGGAGgcggaagaaaaaagacgaaaaccaAGAGATATTAACAATTAATATTACGGAAGAACATTATTtttaacaaataaacacacacacacacacacacacacacacacacacacacacacacacacacacacacacacacacacacacagcagagagCAGCAGCACAAGGCACAAGCTAACCCACCAGCACTAGGCATAGGTGGGCTTGTTTAGCGCGCTTACATAAATCCGCCGCCGCGGACAGGTAAGCGGAAATAAATCAGAGGCGGCCGGGCACAAACACGgacgcgcacacacatacatcagGTTGAAATAAACCGAATAAAGCTTTACGAAGACGCAGGTGACCACGATATCGCCTCATCACACCTTGATTAATTGCCGTGAGACCCAACTTGTGGCGGAGCTGAGCCGGGCTGCGaggcacggggcggggcgggcggggcggggtgggctGCGGAGGGGCGGGGCGCAAGGCCGTAAAAGCAGCTTTATCTCCGAGGGAATCTTTAATGGCTTACTGAATATTTGTTCGATTTACGCTAAACGGAAATAAAGTAGGACTTAATCAGAGTATGAATTTTTCCTTTAAGTGGAATTTATATTTGTAAAATTCCCAACAGAATTGTTTGCGTCCATTGtgcaggtttttttttatatctatcatGATTATTatgcagatgatgatgataatggtaatagtaatgttCATAATAATACTAATAGCAATATTGGTAAATTATTATACATCAATAATGGTaacaatgacaatgataatattttcaaaaacaaaaataatggttatgataataatactgatagtaaattaataaaaaacgaagtaaatacaacaatattataataataataaaataataataataataataataataataataataataataataataataagatatagatgaagatgatgataaaaaataatgaatattgaaaaataaaaacaaaaactataGTTAACTTATAAACACCGCCGCAGCGCCACTGTTTACCTTACAGTCACTCGTCTCAAAAGCCACTCGGTGTGATGCACAACGTAACGTAAAAAAATATTGGTCTGCTGTTAATCTCGCGCGCTCCGCTTTTATCATTAGGTAAATACGAGTTATTAATTAATTGCGGCCACGTGGTAATTACAAAAATATATCAGTACTACTAATGATTATATTAGTGcaattatgttattattattattattattattattattattattattattattattatttatattaatattattatacatattattattgtAAATAGTAGGATTATTATAATCATTGTTAATATTGCTATTACTGTTTCTCATCACTGTTCTTTCTTTTTGCAAAACTCCAGGAAAATATGACACACAATTATaacaataaaatgataataaaaataatgttacaagtagtaatattactacttctactaatgatAACAATAGCAATGTTGCAAAtgattataacaacaacaacaacaacaacaacaacaacaacaacaacaacaacaacaataataataataataataataataataataataataataataataataataataataataataacaataatactaatactaatactactattaataataatggtaataatataatatgataaaagtaataatttttcttcttattattaggTAGTTAccttataattattatcatcaccattattaaaattatcagtttttttttcttcttcttcttattattattattattacagtaccATTATTAATACTGGTAACAAATCCTTGGTGTTATTGTGATGTGTGCCATACACACAACGCTGGCCTGATAAATACCACGCGACTTTTTTTTCATACCAAAACTGGTTTGGGCGTTTGTCAGTCTgtttgtatactctctctctctctctctctctctctctctctctctctctctctctctctctctctctctctctctctctctctctctctctctctctctctctctctctctctctctcctacacaagCAGAACGCGAAAGCCAATTTTCTAGACGATTTGATTCACCCCGTAGCGCTTCTCTCCTCGccttgtctttcctccctcccccctacctccctctttccctccctcttccctacccttcgcCTTTCCCTCTTGCCTCCCCACCCTGCCCTCCTGtttccctctccactctcctccctcctccctcactctaccTCCATGctacactcccttcttcccttcctcttccctaccctcctttcctctttccctcctccctccttctttcctctcctgttccctttctctctttcccttcctatctccttcatcctttccatcccctctcccgctctttccttctctttttctcacttcttcttagcctgtcttcctttcctcttgccctCCCCCTCACatcagtattttctcttcccctccttctccgctgttctctccctctcctcctctccttcccttacccttccgtCATTCCAATCCCTTATAGTAACGTTCAAACTGAAATTACGGTGCGGACGAAattgagaaaggaaagggttggATTGGTTAACCTTAAGATTgttgtagcagtggtagtagtagtagtagtagtagtagtagtagtagtagtagtaaaaataataacacgAGTATTATTTGTAATTTTTTGTTCTGTAAATACAAAGAGCAATGAATAAAGCAAATGAGAGAGAATCTTTCCAAAATAAGGTGGCGAATCCAGTTTCCATTGAAATTCTTCGCGGCTCTCCCAGTCAATTACACTTTTCTTTCGAGTGGGTGAACTTCGGGGGGCGAGAAGGCgtgggggaagggggcgggggtggggggacaagagggggcgaggggggacgGGGGACGAGAGGGGGGGTAGaatgggggggggcgggggaagcagtaggatgaagagggagagagagagagagagagagagagagagagaaaggttaccaAGAAATAATGTTTACAAATAGCTGTTTCTGGGAAGTTATTTCGGAGGGTCGTGTGATTcgctccttcttttctatttatttcctttcgtttcatctcattttgttttttcgtgtcttcttgtaaccttttttttttttgtctatttactTTTTGCTTTGTTGACTATTCCTCTGCTACACAcgtatttccttttatttaatcAACTTCTTTTGTTCATGTATAGTAATTATTGTTTTCGTTTTATCTTTCAATTCACACACACggttaatcttttctttctttactgagacaaaaaacaaaacaaaatctaaaatctaacaaaatatcaataacaccTCTTTAAATATCCATTCGCTCTTTCGACGGCAAATAAGAAAGCCCTCGATTAGACGCAACAAAagtaaagcaaataaataaataatgatgattcggcccttaaaataataataaaaaatgaatgagTTTTTTGTCCATGATTGAAATGCAAAGTTACAAAATTCGTACGAGTGGACATTCTTTAAT
Coding sequences within:
- the LOC126985125 gene encoding homeobox protein engrailed-1a-like → MALELERQQQGAPAPAPAALAPSSPALPPTPPSHDARSPSSPTHDARSPPPPSPRSPLESKLPLSPPPSAASPRTLPFSIENILRPNFGVTTRLPERPSVRTPELLLRTPPKTPEAPVDLSQKPTTTTGTAAAAKVGGNKYPENPEVLANPRVPAEDGNNWPAWVYCTRYSDRPSSGPRSRRMKRRERNPEEKRPRTAFTSEQLARLKKEFEENKYLTEKRRQDLARDLGLNESQIKIWFQNKRAKIKKANGQKSGLAIHLMAQGLYNHSTVPVDEEEQYMCKGDEEEDVYRPFLLQHPPATNPLPPHSHPPPPP